Proteins from a single region of Mus pahari chromosome 2, PAHARI_EIJ_v1.1, whole genome shotgun sequence:
- the LOC110314345 gene encoding taste receptor type 2 member 113 translates to MVAVLQSTLAIIFSMEFIMGTLGNGLIVLIVCINWVQRRKFSLVDQIRTALAISRITLIWLVFLDWWVSVHYPALHETGKMLSTYLFSWTVINHCNFWLSASLSILYFLKIANFSNIIFLYLKFRAKNVVLVTLLVSLFFLFLNTVIIKIYSDMCFDSVQRNVSRISKLYNHEQICKFLSFTNPTFTFIPFVMSTVMFSLLIFSLWRHLKNMQHTAKGCRDISSTVHIRALQTIIVSVVLNTIFFLSFFVKVWSFVSPERYLIFLFVWALGNAVFSAHPFVMILVNRRLRLASLSLIFWFWYRFKNIEV, encoded by the coding sequence ATGGTGGCTGTTCTACAGAGCACACTTGCAATAATTTTCAGTATGGAATTCATAATGGGAACCTTGGGAAATGGATTAATTGTTCTGATAGTCTGCATAAACTGGgtccaaagaagaaaattctcgTTAGTGGATCAAATCCGCACTGCTTTGGCAATAAGCAGAATCACTCTAATATGGTTGGTATTCCTAGATTGGTGGGTATCTGTTCATTACCCAGCATTACATGAAACTGGTAAGATGTTATCAACATATTTGTTCTCCTGGACTGTGATCAATCATTGTAACTTTTGGCTTAGTGCAAGCTTGAGCATCCTTTATTTTCTCAAGATAGCCAACTTTtctaacattatttttctttatctaaagTTTAGAGCTAAAAATGTGGTATTGGTGACCCTGTTAGTGTctctatttttcttgttcttaaatactgtaattataaaaatatattctgatatgTGTTTTGATAGTGTTCAAAGAAATGTGTCTCGAATTTCCAAACTGTATAACCATGAACAAATttgcaaatttctttcttttactaacCCTACGTTCACATTCATACCCTTTGTTATGTCCACGGTAATGTTTTCTTTGCTCATCTTCTCCCTGTGGAGACATCTGAAGAATATGCAGCATACCGCCAAAGGATGCAGAGACATCAGCAGCACAGTGCACATCAGAGCCTTGCAAACCATCATTGTGTCTGTAGTGctaaacacaattttttttctatcattttttgTTAAAGTTTGGAGCTTTGTGTCACCAGAGAGATACctgatctttttgtttgtctgggcTCTGGGAAATGCTGTTTTTTCTGCTCACCCATTTGTCATGATTTTGGTAAACAGAAGATTGAgattggcttctctctctctgattttttggTTCTGGTACAGGTTCAAAAATATAGAAGTATAG